A single region of the Marinobacter salinus genome encodes:
- a CDS encoding ribonuclease R family protein — protein MLNADALSQLRQLKSDIEENKVVFPGTVKATNGRFGFVALDEGRDVFLPPEEMQKVLPGDRVNVTEQEVEKGKTQGVVDELLATRLTTFVGRYLVKGKGHFVVPETPGINRWIFIPPKERMNAQPDDYIYCEISKHPIKDGKGQARVLRVIGKAGEPGIERSLTLATYDLADTWPDAVQQQADQLSEQDIGAGRADRQDRTDQPYVTIDSPGTQDMDDALQAEPNATGWTLSIAIADPTSLIGSDSPVEQEAFNRATAIYFPGEPLPMLPDSISTRLCSLMPEVNRLALVCDLQVNNDGSLGDYSFHEAVIRSQRKLSYELVANLIEGREDDEIKALPDAVANSLDQLHQVATALRKWRSEHALLSGDRPEFRLRLDENKRIRLIEPSVQNEAHRLVEECMVAANRCAADFLTRQASGLFIRHPGLRDDRIDNIRALLESHAPHLSEVDANSADGFRQLMKHTDQLEAEVPVKAIISRQLARAELAFQAAPHQGMGLDAYTTFTSPLRKFSDFYVHRLIKAALWDIPMKALTEDQLESLQSAQIRARQAANSLEAWLKSDFARTLGEEPMTGVISRTVPAGFFVRLDTNGLEGFVSCKDLDGKYSFDPVTLRLIHNKNGRIFQLEQPVKVIFAGVDEERRQINFKLVENKEAQSASKDSTDN, from the coding sequence ATGCTTAATGCCGACGCTCTCAGCCAATTGCGCCAGCTGAAATCCGACATCGAGGAAAACAAGGTGGTCTTTCCCGGCACCGTTAAAGCCACCAACGGTCGTTTCGGGTTTGTCGCCCTGGATGAAGGGCGGGACGTTTTTCTGCCCCCCGAAGAGATGCAAAAGGTTCTGCCCGGCGATCGCGTAAACGTAACCGAGCAGGAAGTAGAAAAGGGCAAAACCCAGGGTGTGGTAGACGAACTGCTGGCAACCCGGCTGACCACCTTTGTCGGCCGTTACCTGGTCAAGGGCAAAGGGCATTTCGTGGTGCCGGAGACTCCGGGCATTAACCGCTGGATTTTCATTCCACCAAAAGAGCGGATGAACGCCCAGCCGGACGATTACATCTATTGCGAGATCTCCAAGCATCCGATAAAGGACGGTAAGGGACAGGCCCGCGTCCTGCGGGTGATCGGCAAGGCCGGGGAGCCTGGTATTGAGCGGTCGCTGACACTGGCCACATACGATCTGGCGGATACCTGGCCGGATGCCGTTCAGCAACAGGCTGACCAGCTGAGTGAGCAGGATATTGGAGCCGGGAGAGCCGATCGACAGGACCGGACTGACCAGCCCTACGTGACCATAGACAGCCCAGGCACTCAGGACATGGATGACGCTCTGCAGGCGGAGCCCAATGCCACCGGCTGGACCCTGTCAATCGCCATCGCTGACCCAACCTCGCTGATAGGGTCTGACAGCCCGGTCGAGCAGGAAGCGTTCAATCGCGCCACGGCCATCTACTTTCCGGGCGAACCACTGCCGATGCTGCCAGACAGCATCAGCACCCGTCTCTGCTCCCTGATGCCGGAAGTCAACCGCTTGGCACTGGTGTGTGACCTGCAAGTCAACAACGATGGCAGTCTTGGCGATTACAGCTTTCATGAGGCCGTCATCCGCTCCCAGCGCAAGCTCAGCTATGAGCTGGTTGCCAACCTGATTGAGGGGCGCGAAGACGACGAGATCAAGGCACTGCCGGATGCAGTAGCCAACAGCCTGGATCAGTTGCACCAGGTTGCCACTGCGTTGCGCAAATGGCGGAGCGAGCATGCCCTGCTCAGCGGTGACCGACCCGAGTTCCGGTTGCGGCTGGACGAGAACAAGCGCATCCGCCTGATCGAGCCCTCAGTGCAGAATGAAGCCCACCGACTCGTTGAGGAATGCATGGTGGCCGCTAACCGCTGTGCGGCCGATTTTCTGACTCGTCAGGCCTCCGGGCTGTTTATCCGGCATCCCGGTCTCCGGGACGACCGTATCGACAACATTCGTGCGTTGCTGGAGAGTCATGCCCCCCACCTATCCGAGGTAGATGCCAACAGCGCGGACGGCTTCCGCCAACTCATGAAGCATACCGATCAGCTGGAAGCAGAAGTACCGGTAAAAGCCATCATTTCAAGGCAGCTGGCCCGGGCCGAGCTGGCCTTCCAGGCCGCTCCACACCAGGGCATGGGACTTGACGCCTATACGACGTTCACCTCACCGCTGCGGAAGTTCTCGGACTTCTACGTACATCGGCTGATCAAGGCCGCCCTGTGGGATATTCCCATGAAGGCACTGACAGAGGACCAGCTGGAAAGCCTTCAGAGTGCCCAGATCCGGGCCCGCCAGGCCGCGAACAGCCTTGAGGCGTGGCTGAAGAGCGACTTTGCCAGAACTCTGGGGGAGGAGCCCATGACCGGCGTTATCAGCCGCACAGTCCCGGCCGGGTTCTTCGTCCGGCTCGACACCAATGGACTGGAAGGGTTTGTCAGCTGCAAGGACCTGGACGGAAAGTACAGCTTCGATCCGGTCACCCTGCGCCTGATTCACAACAAGAACGGCCGCATCTTCCAGCTGGAACAGCCGGTGAAAGTCATCTTTGCAGGTGTGGACGAAGAACGCCGACAGATCAATTTCAAACTGGTGGAAAACAAAGAGGCTCAGTCTGCCAGCAAGGATTCAACAGACAATTGA
- a CDS encoding DUF411 domain-containing protein, translating into MKKQALGFALTAVISFSTPLMAAGAAQNIHVYKSPTCGCCKDWVRHLEDNGFDVDVTETNNLNPVKIDAGLTPALASCHTAFIGDYVIEGHVPASDIRRLIAEAPQAKGLSVPGMPVGSPGMEMGGRKDHYQVLLFNDKGQTRVFSEHN; encoded by the coding sequence ATGAAAAAACAGGCTCTCGGGTTCGCACTGACCGCCGTCATCAGCTTCAGTACGCCTTTGATGGCTGCAGGCGCGGCGCAGAACATCCATGTCTACAAGTCACCTACCTGTGGCTGCTGCAAGGACTGGGTCAGACACCTGGAAGACAACGGCTTTGACGTGGACGTCACAGAAACCAATAACCTCAACCCGGTAAAAATCGACGCCGGTCTCACCCCGGCTTTGGCAAGCTGCCATACCGCATTCATTGGTGACTACGTGATCGAAGGCCACGTTCCCGCCAGCGATATCCGCCGTCTCATCGCTGAAGCTCCACAGGCCAAAGGTCTGAGCGTTCCCGGCATGCCGGTCGGCTCTCCGGGCATGGAAATGGGCGGTCGCAAGGACCACTACCAGGTGCTGCTGTTCAACGACAAGGGGCAGACGCGGGTGTTCTCCGAACACAACTGA
- a CDS encoding sensor domain-containing diguanylate cyclase — protein sequence MSLKTRILGLAACLITVAAIASWLAYRELSEDIIERWGQQVAEIQVRYDSARLLQSLEREIGLAKQMAQSSALVNWAQAPAVDGLKTEAIRQMESFRSNFRDNSYFVALRKNGHYYYNNAANEFAGDQFRYVLDQDKPDDAWFFQLIEEGRDFHLNVNPDVELGVTKLWIDVLMRDAENQVVGMVGTGLNLDDFLQDIVDIGQEGITTLFVDYNGAIQLYRDRNYIDFASIIKPEGQKNTVDLLFDDPEDKQQILGMLQLLKKKGDQAGEVESGFVTVDGRKHLAGVAFLPAIGWFEITLLDLNTLLPTSYLWPLVGVFLVSLLVTLALFHLIIQSKILKPIMTLEHAVEKVRDGSFELPRMDKPDNEIGRLADHFEKMSQGLRHSTRDLENKVAQRTDELNRLARIDPLTGLKNRRGLDEVLDEEIQRAKRQGTGFGIIWLDIDHFKTINDQLGHQAGDEILCRVALWLKAGVRPYDHPGRWGGDEFVVLLSPCDQQTLEQIAGRIRQLVEQESRKTGHVVTVSVGGYLCSPEDNSNTILRQADRALYQAKNQGRNRVCIAKYEDGPVTAGG from the coding sequence TTGAGCCTGAAAACTCGTATTCTCGGCCTGGCAGCCTGCCTGATCACCGTTGCAGCCATCGCATCCTGGCTCGCCTACCGGGAGTTGTCCGAAGACATTATCGAGCGATGGGGACAGCAAGTTGCGGAAATACAGGTTCGCTATGACAGCGCCCGGCTCTTGCAGTCCCTTGAGCGTGAAATCGGTCTCGCGAAGCAGATGGCCCAGTCATCGGCACTGGTCAACTGGGCCCAAGCTCCGGCAGTTGACGGGCTTAAGACCGAAGCCATACGCCAGATGGAAAGTTTCCGTTCCAATTTTCGAGACAACAGTTACTTCGTTGCCTTGCGTAAAAATGGGCATTATTACTACAACAACGCCGCTAATGAATTCGCCGGGGATCAGTTCCGGTACGTACTGGACCAGGACAAGCCGGATGACGCCTGGTTTTTTCAGCTGATCGAAGAAGGCCGGGATTTTCACCTGAACGTGAACCCTGATGTTGAGCTCGGAGTCACCAAACTCTGGATCGATGTGCTGATGCGGGATGCGGAAAACCAGGTGGTCGGTATGGTCGGCACCGGACTCAACCTCGACGACTTCCTCCAGGATATTGTCGATATCGGTCAGGAAGGCATTACCACTCTGTTCGTGGATTACAACGGTGCGATTCAGCTGTACCGCGACCGTAACTACATAGACTTCGCCAGCATCATCAAGCCCGAAGGCCAGAAGAACACGGTTGATCTGCTGTTTGACGACCCCGAAGACAAACAACAGATTCTCGGCATGCTGCAACTCCTTAAAAAGAAGGGAGATCAGGCAGGCGAAGTTGAAAGTGGCTTTGTCACCGTCGACGGGCGCAAGCACCTGGCCGGTGTCGCCTTCCTGCCTGCCATCGGCTGGTTCGAAATCACACTGCTGGACCTCAATACCCTGCTGCCCACCAGTTACCTCTGGCCACTTGTCGGTGTTTTCCTGGTAAGCCTGCTCGTGACGCTGGCACTGTTCCACCTGATTATCCAGTCCAAGATCCTTAAACCCATCATGACTCTGGAGCATGCGGTAGAGAAAGTCCGGGACGGTAGCTTTGAGCTGCCCAGAATGGACAAACCCGATAATGAAATTGGCCGGCTGGCAGACCACTTTGAAAAAATGAGCCAGGGGCTTCGGCACTCTACCCGGGACCTTGAAAACAAGGTGGCCCAACGCACGGACGAACTGAACCGTCTTGCCCGTATTGACCCGCTCACGGGGCTGAAAAACCGGCGGGGACTCGATGAAGTCCTGGATGAGGAAATTCAGCGGGCGAAACGACAGGGCACCGGGTTCGGCATTATCTGGCTCGATATCGATCACTTCAAAACCATCAATGACCAGCTCGGGCATCAGGCGGGCGACGAGATTCTCTGCCGCGTGGCACTCTGGCTGAAGGCCGGCGTTCGTCCTTACGACCACCCGGGGCGCTGGGGCGGCGACGAGTTTGTGGTTCTGCTGTCGCCGTGTGACCAACAGACACTTGAGCAAATCGCCGGGCGCATACGCCAGCTGGTGGAACAGGAAAGCCGAAAAACCGGGCATGTCGTGACAGTCAGTGTGGGTGGCTACCTGTGCAGCCCCGAGGACAATAGCAATACCATCCTTCGACAAGCTGACAGAGCGCTGTACCAGGCCAAGAACCAGGGGCGCAATCGAGTGTGCATTGCCAAATATGAAGATGGGCCGGTAACGGCCGGGGGATAA